GTTCGATCGCCTGGGCGGCGGCGAGCACGCCGGCGTCGCGCGTGTCGGCGTCTCCGGCATCCTCCGTCACGGCCCTGGCCTCGTCGACGAGGCCCTGGATCGCTTCGCAGGTCTCGGCGCGGGGGATCCGGCCGAGGAGCGCGAAGATGCGCTCGAGCCGCTCCGCCTGGGTGACGGTCTCCCGATGATGCGCCTCCAGGGCCTCCTTCAGCGCGGAATCCCCGACGCGTCGCACCAGTCCGGGAAGGACGCGGACGGCCTGCCTCTCGGCGTGGAGCACGTCCTTCAGCAACGCGCCGAAGAGATCGTTCAGGTCCTTCATCCTGCGTTCCCTCCGGCCCTCTGCGACCGCGGCTGTCGCCAGGGTCGCATCGGTTTCAAGAACGCGGGGGTCGGGCCGGTGTTCCGGTCGCGGCTCAGAGCCGGCCGGTCAGCAGCATGATCAGGATCACGAGGAAGACGAGGCCGAGCAGGCCGCTCGGGCCATAGCCCCAGCCGCGGCTGTAGGGCCAGGCCGGGATCGCGCCGATGAGAAGGAGGATGAGGACGATCAGCAGGATGGTGCCGAGGGTCATGGGTCTGTCTCCCGTGGGACCGACGGCGCGCCGAGGCGGCCGGGACGGTCGCGGTTAACCGCAAGTCGCGGCCCGGACGGCCGTCCGGGTTCGGGAGATGAACGCGGCGAAGCTCAAGAAAGTTCCTGCTTCGCCCGAGGTCGCACATCCGGCCGACATCCCAGAGACCAGACGCAAAAAACCCGGCGGTCGCCCGCCGGGTTGGGTGGAGAGGCCGTGGCCGACCGGTCAGAAGTTGCGCTGGACGCGAAGCAGGCCGACGAGAGCGTCACGGTCCTTGCGGGAGCCCGGGTCGAAGTCGACGTTCTTGTACTCGAGTTCCGCGCCGATGCTCAGGCCCGTGACGGGAGCCCAGACGAGATTGCCGCCGATGTCGAACTGGTCGTAATCCCAGAAGCGGCCCTTGTGGTCGATCGTGGCAAAGGACGTCGTCATGGCCGTCGACCACTGGGCGTTCCAGTTGTGCAGGAAGCCGCCGGCCACCGACCAGGACTCGGTGAGGCTCATCTTGGACCGGGATCCGCGGGCGATCGACACGTAGTCGTTGGCGGCATACCAGTCGGGCGAGACGAAGCCGACCGCGCCCTTGCCGTAGGCGGCCTGGACCGTCACAGTGTCGCCGTCCGCGATCATCGGCAGCTTGATGGTGGCGCCGGCACCGACGGCGTAGCCCCACTCGTCACGGTTGGAGCCGACGAAGTAGTCGACGCCCCTGGGGGTCGTCCGGCCGAGGGCGATCCCGTTCACGTGATGGGCGGCCGCCATGACCTGGGCGGTGCCCCAGGACTGGGTGACGTTCACGTTGCCGACGACGTCGGGATACTTGAGGCCTGCGTAGGGGCCGATGGTGTCGGCGCCGATGGACGGAATGGCCGCGGTGGACCAGCGCCGCAGGCCGCCGCCCGCGGTGGTGGGGTCCTCGAGGGAGAGCGTGGCGGTGATGCCGCTGCCGAACGAGACGGTGTAGGCGAGCATGTTGACGATCGAGTCCGAGTGCGCGGTCTCGAACACCGAGGCGTAGTGATCGCCGAGGTAGAAGTCGAAGAAGGACTGGGCGCGGCCGGCGGTCAGGCCGCCGAACTGCACGTAGGCTTTCTGGACTTCGCTGCGCGCCGTCGAGGAACCCGAGTCGACCGTGTACTGGAGCTCGATGAAGCTGCGCAGCAGGCCGTATTCGGTGTTGGTGCGGCCGTCGAACTGGATGTTGGCACGGGCGCGGCTGCCGACCCGGTCGCTGATGCGCCGGTCGGAGCCCTGCGGGATGCCGTAGGCGCCGTAGAGCCGGGTCGCATCGTACAGGCGGTACTCCACCCGGAGGTAGCCGCCGATCTTGAGGCAGGTCTCCGTGCCGGGGATGTAGAAGAACCCTTCGCCGTACGCATCGCAGACCTTGACATAGTCCACGGCTGCGGGGGCGGGCCGACCCAGGTCCGCCGCGAGGGCGGACGAGGCGGCCAGGGCCGCGGCGGTGAAAGTGGCGAAAGCAAAGGTCTTCATCGTGTGCCCCTGGCGGAACCCGTCATTCCGGCCCATACCGAACGGAATTCGTTGTTCTGAATTTGGAAGAATGTCGCCAGCGTTGGAAGACGGATGCTGCCCATTTCCCGGGCAGAATCGTTTGCTCAATCTACGATGTATCAGAATTACAACAGCTTAGGGGGCCACCGCGTCGACCTTCGTCCAAGTTGCGCGACAGACCGAAGCCGAATCGGCAGGTCCCGAGTGCGGAGGCCGAACAACAGGCCCCGGTCGCGAATCAGGCCTGCGGTCCTCCTTGGTTGAGAAAGCGAAAGGCCCGGCGTTCCGGCCGGGCCTTCCTGCGGCGATTCCGGGATCGGCGATGGTCAGAAGTTGCGCTGGATCCGGAGCAGGCCCACGAGGGCGTCACGGTCGCGGCGACCGGCGAGGTCGAAGTCCACGTCCTTGTACTCGACCTCGGCGCCGATGGTCAGGCCGGACACCGGGGCCCACACGAGGTTGGCGCCGATGTCGAACTGGCTGTAGTCCCAGAAGCGGGCGCGATGATCCACGTCCGCGTAGGAGGCGGTCAGGCCGGTCGACCACTTGGCGTTCCAGTTGTGGGTGAAACCGGAGGCGATCGACCAGGCGGTGCTCAGGTCCTGCCGGCGCAGGCCGGGGCCGAACTGGATGTAGTCCTGACCGACGAAGAGATCCGGAGAGACGTAGCTGAGCGCGCCCTTGCCGTAGGCGGCCTGAAGGCTCCAGACGTCACCCTGGGCGATCATCGGCAGCTTGACGCTGACGCCGGCGCCCGCCGCGTAGCCCCAGGTGTCGCTCAGCGTGCCGTACACCCGATGGGCCGCGGCCATGACCTGCGCGGAGCCCCAGGCCTGGTCGACCTTCAGGGCGCCGACTACGTCGGGGGTCTTGTTGCCGGCGTAGGGGCCGGCGCCGAGGCTGTTGTAGCGGCGGGCGGCCACACCGGTGGTCTGATCCTCCAGCGACAGGGTGGCGGTGACGCCGTTGCCGAACGAGAAGGTGTAGGCGAGCAGGTTGACGATCGAGTCGGAATGCGCCGTTTCGTAGACCGAGCTGAAGTGGTCGCCGGTATAGAAGTCGAAGAAGGACAGGGCGCGGCCGGCGGTCAGGCCGCCGAACTGGATGTAGGCCTTCTGCAACTCGGTGACCGTCGCGGTGCCGGACGAGACCGTGAACTGGACCTCGGCGTAGCTGCGCAGCAGGCCGTATTCGGTGTTGGTGCGCGCGTCGAACTGCAGGTTGGCGCGGGCGCGGGTGGTGATGCTGTTGCTGCCGCGCTGCCCGGTGCCGGCACCGATGCCGTAGAACTTGTCGAACAGGAAGTCGGTCGAGTAGGCGCGGTATTCCGCGCGAACGTAGCCGCCGAGCTTCAGGCAGGTCTCGGTGCCCGGGATGTAGAAGAAGCCCTCGCCGTAGGCGTCGCAGACCTTGACGTAGTCGACCTTCGCGGGCGCCGGGCGCCCGAGGTCGGCGGCACTCGCAGTCGTGGCCGAGACGGCCAGCGCGGAGAACAGGATGATCGCAGACTTTTGCATGTGATTTCGACCTCTGACGTCGCTGCTCCTGCAGCATTCGTGAGGTCATCTTGGGCGACTTGGGGGTTAATGGAAACCTAAACCCACGGTTCTTCAGCTGATTTCCGTTACGTGATGTTCAGTCTGTTACTATGGTGCAACAAGTATAAAGATTCGCATACTTCAATACATCGAGATTTCTCAGAGCCTGGGGAGCAGGCCTGACAGGATCGCGTCGACCAGGCTGCGGCGCGTGGCCTCGAAGAAGGCCTCGTCGTCCAGTCCGCGGCCGGCGAGGACATGCACCTGCGCGGCGAAATCCGCATAGTGCTGGGTGGTGCCCCAGATCATGAAGATGACCGCAAGGGGATCCACCCGGGCGAGCCGGCCCTCCTCCATCCAGCGCTCCAGGATCGCGACCTTGGCCTCGACGAGAGGTTTCAGGTCGCGCTCGAGCGCGGCGCGCAGCATGGGCGCGCCCTGGATGATCTCGGTCGCGAAGAGACGGCTCTGCTCGGGATGGCTGCGCGCGGAGGCGAGCTTGCGGGTGATGTAGTCGGCCAGCGCCTCGGCGGGGCTGCGCTGCTCGTCGATGCCCGCGAGGGGGTCGAGCCAGCGCTCGAGCGTGCGCTCCAGGACCGCGACGTAGAGCTCTTCCTTGGTCCTGAAATAGTAGAGGAGATTCGGCTTCGACATGCCGGCGGCGGCGGCGATCTGATCCGTCCGGGCGCCGCGAAGCCCGTAGCGCGCGAAGATCGTCAGGGCCGCGTCGAGGATCCGCTCGACATTGGCC
This sequence is a window from Prosthecomicrobium sp. N25. Protein-coding genes within it:
- a CDS encoding YciE/YciF ferroxidase family protein, encoding MKDLNDLFGALLKDVLHAERQAVRVLPGLVRRVGDSALKEALEAHHRETVTQAERLERIFALLGRIPRAETCEAIQGLVDEARAVTEDAGDADTRDAGVLAAAQAIEHYEIARYGTLAAWAEELGMDEAAGLLRLTLDEEKRADALLSGIARQRINRKARAA
- a CDS encoding DUF3309 domain-containing protein, which encodes MTLGTILLIVLILLLIGAIPAWPYSRGWGYGPSGLLGLVFLVILIMLLTGRL
- a CDS encoding porin; protein product: MKTFAFATFTAAALAASSALAADLGRPAPAAVDYVKVCDAYGEGFFYIPGTETCLKIGGYLRVEYRLYDATRLYGAYGIPQGSDRRISDRVGSRARANIQFDGRTNTEYGLLRSFIELQYTVDSGSSTARSEVQKAYVQFGGLTAGRAQSFFDFYLGDHYASVFETAHSDSIVNMLAYTVSFGSGITATLSLEDPTTAGGGLRRWSTAAIPSIGADTIGPYAGLKYPDVVGNVNVTQSWGTAQVMAAAHHVNGIALGRTTPRGVDYFVGSNRDEWGYAVGAGATIKLPMIADGDTVTVQAAYGKGAVGFVSPDWYAANDYVSIARGSRSKMSLTESWSVAGGFLHNWNAQWSTAMTTSFATIDHKGRFWDYDQFDIGGNLVWAPVTGLSIGAELEYKNVDFDPGSRKDRDALVGLLRVQRNF
- a CDS encoding porin, producing the protein MQKSAIILFSALAVSATTASAADLGRPAPAKVDYVKVCDAYGEGFFYIPGTETCLKLGGYVRAEYRAYSTDFLFDKFYGIGAGTGQRGSNSITTRARANLQFDARTNTEYGLLRSYAEVQFTVSSGTATVTELQKAYIQFGGLTAGRALSFFDFYTGDHFSSVYETAHSDSIVNLLAYTFSFGNGVTATLSLEDQTTGVAARRYNSLGAGPYAGNKTPDVVGALKVDQAWGSAQVMAAAHRVYGTLSDTWGYAAGAGVSVKLPMIAQGDVWSLQAAYGKGALSYVSPDLFVGQDYIQFGPGLRRQDLSTAWSIASGFTHNWNAKWSTGLTASYADVDHRARFWDYSQFDIGANLVWAPVSGLTIGAEVEYKDVDFDLAGRRDRDALVGLLRIQRNF
- a CDS encoding TetR family transcriptional regulator C-terminal domain-containing protein, with translation MAEGRSKSKIGEANVERILDAALTIFARYGLRGARTDQIAAAAGMSKPNLLYYFRTKEELYVAVLERTLERWLDPLAGIDEQRSPAEALADYITRKLASARSHPEQSRLFATEIIQGAPMLRAALERDLKPLVEAKVAILERWMEEGRLARVDPLAVIFMIWGTTQHYADFAAQVHVLAGRGLDDEAFFEATRRSLVDAILSGLLPRL